From a region of the Corvus cornix cornix isolate S_Up_H32 chromosome 2, ASM73873v5, whole genome shotgun sequence genome:
- the LOC120409779 gene encoding feather beta keratin-like: protein MACYNRCQPCGPTPLANSCNEPCALQCQDSSVVIQPSPVLVTLPGPIMTSFPQNTAVGSTSSAAVGSELSVQGQPISGGFGGFGYGLGYGRGFGYGLGGLGCYGRRGGYIC, encoded by the coding sequence ATGGCCTGCTACAACCGCTGCCAGCCCTGCGGACCCACCCCGCTGGCCAACAGCTGCAAcgagccctgtgccctgcaatGCCAGGACTCCAGCGTTGTCATCCAGCCTTCCCCTGTGCTGGTCACCCTGCCAGGACCCATCATGACCTCCTTCCCCCAGAACACCGCCGTCGGATCCACCTCCTCGGCTGCTGTCGGTAGTGAACTCAgtgtgcagggacagcccaTCTCTGGTGGATTTGGTGGCTTTGGCTATGGCCTTGGCTATGGCCGTGGATTTGGCTATGGGCTGGGAGGCCTGGGCTGCTATGGCAGAAGGGGTGGCTACATCTGCTAA
- the LOC120409780 gene encoding feather beta keratin-like — translation MACYNRCQPCGPTPLANSCNEPCALQCQDSSVVIQPSPVLVTLPGPIMTSFPQNTAVGSTSSAAVGTELSVQGQPISGGFGGFGYGLGYGRGFGYGLGGLGCYGRRGGYIC, via the coding sequence ATGGCCTGCTACAACCGCTGCCAACCCTGCGGACCCACCCCACTGGCCAACAGCTGCAAcgagccctgtgccctgcaatGCCAGGACTCCAGCGTTGTCATCCAGCCTTCCCCTGTGCTGGTCACCCTGCCAGGACCCATCATGACCTCCTTCCCCCAGAACACCGCCGTCGGATCCACCTCCTCGGCTGCCGTGGGCACTGAACTCAgtgtgcagggacagcccaTCTCTGGTGGATTTGGTGGCTTTGGCTATGGCCTTGGCTATGGCCGTGGATTTGGCTATGGGCTGGGAGGCCTGGGCTGCTATGGCAGAAGGGGTGGCTACATCTGCTAA
- the LOC120409782 gene encoding feather beta keratin-like: MACYNRCQPCGPTPLANSCNEPCALQCQDSHVVINPSPVLVTLPGPIMTSFPQNTAVGSTSSAAVGTELSVQGQPISGGFGGFGYGLGYGRGFGYGLGGLGCYGRRGGYIC, from the coding sequence ATGGCCTGCTACAACCGCTGCCAGCCCTGCGGACCCACCCCGCTGGCCAACAGCTGCAAcgagccctgtgccctgcaatGCCAGGACTCCCACGTTGTCATCAACCCTTCCCCTGTGCTGGTCACCCTGCCAGGACCCATCATGACCTCCTTCCCCCAGAACACCGCCGTCGGATCCACCTCCTCGGCTGCTGTTGGCACTGAGCTCAgtgtgcagggacagcccaTCTCTGGTGGATTTGGTGGCTTTGGCTATGGCCTTGGCTATGGCCGTGGATTTGGCTATGGGCTGGGAGGCCTGGGCTGCTATGGCAGAAGGGGTGGCTACATCTGCTAA
- the LOC120409781 gene encoding feather beta keratin-like, with the protein MACYNRCQPCGPTPLANSCNEPCALQCQDSSVVINPSPVLVTMPGPIMTSFPQNTAVGSTSSAAVGSELSVQGQPISGGFGGFGYGLGYGRGFGYGLGGLGCYGRRGGYIC; encoded by the coding sequence ATGGCCTGCTACAACCGCTGCCAACCCTGCGGACCCACCCCGCTGGCCAACAGCTGCAAcgagccctgtgccctgcaatGCCAGGACTCCAGCGTTGTCATCAACCCTTCCCCTGTGCTGGTCACCATGCCAGGACCCATCATGACCTCCTTCCCCCAGAACACCGCCGTCGGATCCACCTCCTCGGCTGCTGTCGGTAGTGAACTCAgtgtgcagggacagcccaTCTCTGGTGGATTTGGTGGCTTTGGCTATGGCCTTGGCTATGGCCGTGGATTTGGCTATGGGCTGGGTGGCCTGGGCTGCTATGGCAGAAGGGGTGGCTACATCTGCTAA
- the LOC120409716 gene encoding feather beta keratin-like — protein MACYNRCQPCGPTPLANSCNEPCALQCQDSHVVINPSPVLVTLPGPIMTSFPQNTAVGSTSSAAVGTELSVQGQPISGGFGGFGYGLGYGRGFGYGLGGLGCYGRRGGYPC, from the coding sequence ATGGCCTGCTACAACCGCTGCCAGCCCTGCGGACCCACCCCGCTGGCCAACAGCTGCAAcgagccctgtgccctgcaatGCCAGGACTCCCACGTTGTCATCAACCCTTCCCCTGTGCTGGTCACCCTGCCAGGACCCATCATGACCTCCTTCCCCCAGAACACCGCCGTCGGATCCACCTCCTCGGCTGCCGTGGGCACTGAACTCAgtgtgcagggacagcccaTCTCTGGTGGATTTGGTGGCTTTGGCTATGGCCTTGGCTATGGCCGTGGATTTGGCTATGGGCTGGGAGGCCTGGGCTGCTATGGCAGAAGGGGTGGCTATCCCTGCTAA